From Juglans regia cultivar Chandler chromosome 9, Walnut 2.0, whole genome shotgun sequence:
GACTCCAAAAAAAATCCTTAACCCAACACATCAAACTatctgaaaataatcaatttactaactatgactctcaaataattatttgtacCATCGGACACTTATTCAtgtacgatcatcacaccttgctaaaacttcatactcttgttctctagctgaaccatcaaaattatctgaaaccgtttggagataaggggtgagttatcaacagctCAGTAAatagatgacatatactagtgtgtaaatatgagcatttacagagttcagaatgcagaacaaaatactttttctttcagaatgcaaaacaaaacatttactttcagaatgcagaatcagaaacttttactttcaaaatgcaaaatcgaAACATGATACcagaaaatattagagcgaaactttgaaaaaaattcttattcaaaaatcctttggcatataaAAATCTGAGACCTCATATTCATTAATTAGAGCATCACATCGGAACAGATACCAAGTTCAACCCCCGTGGTAggcttataaaccaccattataacccgtggaagggtCGTATGTACATTTATAACTCGTGGATGGGCTGTATATcttgtttaacccccgtggttgGGTTATAAACCACGATTCTAACCCGTGGaagggccatatccactattataacccgtggttgggccgtatccactactATAATCCGTGGTttggccgtatccactattattacttaTGGTTGGGtagtatccactattataactcatGATttggccgtatccactattataacccttGGTtaggtcgtatccactattatcattTGTGGTTGGGCCGTAACGGAAACTGACATAACATCATAATCAGACTTAATCagaatacaaaatttgaatctcatgccaaggttttcagatgccacaacatatccaaatagagtactgaacaaattcagtttcacatattcaaaaatagttttagaatatTTTCACATCACATacacaaatttacataaatttcatattcgctttcttttgcacaattcagaaacaaaatgccaaaatagctcatgtctataccagtcatgccaaaaaaaatattttattcttaaacataatgtcatgagtaatgcagaacaaataactgaggtcgttcaaatttattttcataacaagacatgcatacttttcaaaaaatcaaactcagcccattttatttttatgcaaagtctagcgtaggaaccccgcttacttggacttcttagcttttcagaatttttccacAGCAGTGTCGAACGAAATTCAATCGTGACCTATAATATTATCACGTAATTTCCATAAACATTCGAAATTAACACTAAGTAtcctatttttctaaaaatctaaatttctcgcaaccctaaaatatcataaattctcGTATATATCAATTTTTAGTCAATTTCCCTGACCAAGACAACTCTAAATTCTTTAGACCTTAATACCAACTGCAATTTAAAAACCTTAACTATTTTCTATCAAACAAACTTTTTAGACTATTTTAAAGTAAGTCGGAGTCCTcttaaataatctaatattttttttacagtcCAGTTTAGGCGCATCGATCGTAAAATCAAATCCACGAAAATATAACTTCATAAATAACTTGTTCAGGCTTATAAATGGAAGAGCGAAATTGTAATATCATAAACTACTCTTCCCAGCCATCTAGCTTTACGTAAAATGCAAAAGCaactctctttttgttttttgtttttttttttttggttttgagggAAAAATAATTACTAGACCCAGGAGCGACGGAGACTCACTAAGAGGAGTTGTGACGGAACTGGGCAGGTTTGGGTGGCGTGAGGTGGCCGACGGAACGCTTTGTGCAGGTGGCGTCAAAGTAGAGGGGGCTGGTGCCGTGGGGTGGTTGGGCTAACTCACGGTGGGGGAAATAATTCCCTTGTTTTGGTATGGTAGATCAGAGCGGCACTTGCAATGGTTTTTTGGTGGCTGGGCAATGATGGTCAGAGGGTGGAGTTGCCACGTGGGTGGCTGGCGACACCGCTAGACGTCTGTCGTGCAGCGGGCTAAGAGCACACAAATGTGCTATATTTTTATGCATGCAAAACAAGGGCTGTGGCTGTGGCTGTTGGGGTGGTCTCCATGATTTATTGTGGGGCTATATGCACAAGAGGGTGGCTCGCAATGGGGAAAACATTGCTATGTTCTTCTTGCTTAGCACAGGGCATCGGTGATGGTGGTTTACGTTATGCATGGAGGAGCCTTGGTTGCTATTTGTGTGGGGAGGAGTTTTCGTGTGATGGAGGAGTTGCTAGCGGCTTGGAAAGTCTTTATGTGACTTGTAGCAAGTGATGTCGATAGGTGGTGTGGGTGAGATGTTGAGCAGCAACCCTAGATTTGATCGGTGAGCTTCTACGTGGGATTTATATAAAGAAAGTTGGTAAACCCTAGAGAAGAAAATGTGCATGACATGAAGACGTGAATGTCATGGGGTTTGATCTTTGATCGTCAGAGCTTAGGGTTTGGGCATAAAAAATTTGGGCTTTTTCTATGAGTTTTGGGCCTTGACTTGacctttaaaaaaaaccaacttgttccaaaaattatttcagcccataaaaagattttttttttaacgtaaATACCAAAcccacaaaaaatcataatacaCCAAAACAGAGATTTTAGGCCCGTagtcaatttctttttttttagaaaaaaaaaactatttgaaagCTCAAATGGGCTTTTCGCACATTAAAATCcaaatgtttttgaaaacaaCTTGGCACTGGACCCGGGTGTTACAGGGTGGGCACAGGCGGTTTAATTAGAGATGATAGGGGTTGTTTGATTTGGGCCTTTGCGAAAGAGATGGTTGTTGGAACTAATAATGACGTTGAACTACGAGCTTTATATTATGGGTTACAGCATTGCTAGGATTTGGCGATTCAAAAAGTTGAGATTGAAGTGGATTCTTTGTTAGTCGCTAATTGGTTGGTAAAAGGAAGATGTAGCATATGGTACCTTGAAGATTACTAGGACAGGATACAAGACATTCTCTCTACATTGGAAATTAACATTATGAATGTCTTTAGAGAAGGTAATGCTGGGGTGTTTTTTCTAGCTCGCTGGGCTTCGGATAAAAAATCTGGAACATGGGCGAATTTCAATGATGTTCCAAACAAGCTGAAAGGGATATTGAAAGTTGACAAAATGGGCTTTATGCCCTCAAAAGTTAGTGTCCTATGATGGTTCTTGCTTCTTTTCATGATTGGTTTTCGTTGGATTATTGTTGGTCTTCGGTTATGAagtgttatgtttttttttacacttgggttttgggtgttttttttaattcttatctTGTAACCCCCCAAGTGTTTGGTTATACCATGGTACTTCtatgccataagtgagggtattTGAATAAACTTGAGAatgggtcactcttggacatatggccctaactcttttttttttttaaaaaaaaaaacagttagaCACTATTATAGAAataagtctaatataataagttaagaacagataatactatagtataataacatataattagacacaataatatgtaatactatagtatgataacatgtaattataGATTATtgtataagtctagtatataaataagttagacacaaGTACAGAAAATAAGTCTAagataataagttaataacacataaattataatagtataacattataacatataattagatataACGAGtataaaaaccataaattaaaaaaaaaaaaaaccttatagctaaaacaaagattaaaaattaaatttagggtttaaaaaaataggcCAAGTTTTGTTTAGGATTTAGGGTAAAAGCCCCAAAACAAGGTTTAAAAGCCTAAAACCACATCAACCAAGCCCAAAACGCCCAACCTAGCCCACATCCAAacaaaacaacatcgtttttAAAGGAAAAGGCACCGTTTTGACAAAGGTTTCCAAGTTTCTAAACCCCCCCGGTGTGACCTCAACTTCAGTATCTCACTTTCtcttttctaaattctaattAAGAAACAGGCTTGGTGAGTGAATAGTACTGAAATAAGATGTGATGATAATTTTTtgagtgagatgatatgagaattttgtgagcaatagtaagatagtttgtgaatagtagtaaaatagtttgagttaatattttatgggatttgggaaaggagagagaaaacgttgaataaaaaatattattaagttaaaatatagttttttaatattatttttatttgagaatttgaaaaagttgaattgctttttattttttgtttgaaagtttggaaaaattgtaatgattagtttgaaaaagttgtaatgattagtttgaaagtatttgtgtttgagtgatgttcggaaatgagataggatgagatgagatgaaaactttgggatgaaatttttttccaatcaaGCCcaaaggggatgtttggaaacataTATCATCACATCCTATcccttctcatctcatctcatctcatctcatcccatctcattttcttcctttgCATCATTCAAAtgcaaacactttcaaactactCATTACAACtatttcaaactaatcattacaacttttctaaattttcaaacaaaaagtaattcaattttttcaaatttcaaaacaaaaataatattaaaaacttatattctaataataatttaattttatagcattttttattcaacttttttctctctcatttctcaagactcaataaatacttaactcaaactatcttactactatttacaaatcatcttactaatatttacaaaattttcatctcatctcattttctaagcATCCCCTAAAAGAATTGAGCATAAGttcatttgataaaataatcGATCATAAGTTCTTGTTTACTAACAAGTACATAAGTTCATGTTTACTAAAAGAAACAAGCATAAGTTCATTTGCTAAAATAATCGATCATAAGTTCATGTTTACTAACTAGTTATTAAGTTTATGTTTACTAACAAGTTCATGTGTGCACTACAACAGGAAAAGCTTTTGGGAACCATTATTtgcaatgaaatttttttccttactaaTGTATACCTTTTGAGTCCATTTCTCTTTGCCAATGGACACAATTCCAAAAATTTCCTTGCAAAATAATCATTGCAAAAACCCTTAGGTCTGGAATGCCAATTCAgttagaaacaatttttttttttttaataacaaaaccATGAACTTCATTAATCAACAAAAAATGATTACAGACATAAACCAAACCACAAGGTTTGAGATAAAAAGCCCGGAATACAATCCCTCCACAATAATTCTATCAACCTTTCTTGCATAATGAGCAAGACAATGAGTAGCCATGTTTGCTTCTCTATAAACATGTTGAAAAACACATTCCCTAAAACAAGATGACAACTTTTTAAGCTCTGAATAAAAGCAACCAAGCAGTGAATTAGCCATGTTGTCCTGTTGAACTGCTTCAATTGCCAAGAGACAATCACTCTCCACTTGAATCTGATCAATTCCCATACTTGCATACAATTGAAGGCCACAAAAAAGAGAAATCACCTCTATGTGCACTGGTTCAGCAACATCCCCCTCTGAAAAGCTTGCAGCCATGAGAACACTACCCGAGCTATTTCGCAGAATTGCACCCATCCCATCTTTCCCCATCTCTACAAAAACAgcaccatcaacattcaacttGAGCATGTCTGGATCCGGAGGCTTCCATTTAAACACATCTCTCATTTGCTGCCTTGATTGTTTATGAGCTCCCCTATAACTTTTCAGTAGTGAGATTGCATGT
This genomic window contains:
- the LOC109003867 gene encoding uncharacterized protein LOC109003867, translated to MEEVVGMIKECGGETACLAEVEENRRVQAILEKYEAVSGQRINREKTAMGSQEAESSSASAQRVVLKQLWKMPVPNKIKIFAWRACNDGLPTKENLMKKQVPNDGNCSLCNVAFALCNAIKYDIVATFFALAWGFWFSRNKYIHEQLLLPPHQVATHAISLLKSYRGAHKQSRQQMRDVFKWKPPDPDMLKLNVDGAVFVEMGKDGMGAILRNSSGSVLMAASFSEGDVAEPVHIEVISLFCGLQLYASMGIDQIQVESDCLLAIEAVQQDNMANSLLGCFYSELKKLSSCFRECVFQHVYREANMATHCLAHYARKVDRIIVEGLYSGLFISNLVVWFMSVIIFC